The genomic window CTGAACCACGTGTCGAGGACGTCGGAGTCCTGCTCGATGTTCTTCGAGCCGCAGTGCCGGCAGGCGGTCGCGTCCTCGCGCGAGACGGTCACGCCGCCGCAGTCCGCGCAGTGCCACGCCGGGATGCGGTGGCCCCACCAGAGCTGGCGCGAGATGCACCAGTCCTTGATCTCCTCGAGCCAGTGGAAGTAGGTCTTCTCCCACTGCTGCGGGACGAAGCGGATCTTGCCGCTCCGCACCGCGTCGAGCGCCGGCGCGGCGAGCGGCTCCATCTTGAGGAACCACTGCGTCGAGATCGTCGGCTCGACGATCGTCCGGCAGCGCTGGCAGCGGCCGGGGGCGTAGGGGTTCGGCTGCGCGCCGCGGAACAGCCCCTTCTCGGTCAGCGCCTTCTTCACCGCCTCGCGCGCGGCGAAGCGGTCGAGGCCGGCGAACGGCCCGCCGTTCTCGTTGACGACCGCCCGCTCGTCGAAGATCGAGATCTCGGCCAGGCCGTTGCGGCGGCCGCACTCGAAGTCGTTCGGGTCGTGGGCCGGCGTGACCTTCACCGCGCCGGTGCCGGTCGTCATGTCGGCGAGGATCGGGTCGGCGACGACGCGGATGTCGCGCTCGGGGAAGAACGGATGGAGCACGCGCCGCCCGACGACCGACTTCCAGCGCTCGTCGTCGGGATGCACCGCGACCGCCGCGTCGCCGAGCATCGTCTCCGGACGGGTCGTCGCGACGACGATCTCGCCGCCTCCCTCGAGCGGGTAGGCGAACGACCACATCTCCCCCGTCTCCGGCTCGTCGCGGTCCACCTCGAGGTCGGAGAGCGCGGTGCGGCAGGACGGGCACCAGTTGATCAGCCGCCGCCCGCGGTGGATCAGCCCTTCGTCGTAGAGCCGGACGAACGTCTCGCGCACCGCGCGGGAGAGGCCGGGGTCGAGCGTGAACCGCTCGCGCGACCAATCGCACGACGCGCCCAGGCGCTCCAGCGTGGCGACGATCCGGTCGTGGTACTCCCCCTTCCACTTCCAGACCTCGGCGACGAACGCCTCGCGCCCCATCTCGTGCCGCGACTTCCCTTCGGCCTTCAGCCGCCGCTCGACGACCATCTGCGTGGCGATCCCCGCGTGGTCCGATCCGGGCACCCAGAGCGTCTCCTTGCCCAGCATGCGGTTCCAGCGGACGAGCAGGTCCTGCAGCGTGTAGTCGAGCGCGTGCCCGATGTGCAGCGCGCCGGTGACGTTCGGCGGCGGGATGACGATCGTGAAGCGCTCGCCGTCGGCCGACGGGCGCGGGCGGGCGATCTCCGCCCGCTTCCACATCTCCGCCACCCGGGACTCGTACGTCTCGGGCCGGAAGGCCTTTTCCAAGTTCATCGAGTCGGTTCTCCAAAGACGCCGAGCGGATCGTCCTCGACGCGTTCGCCGCGCGCCCGCTCGCGGGCCAGCCGCTCGAGCAGGTCGGGCGCCAGCTCCCACACGATTTCGCGGACGATCCCCGGAATCATCTCTTGCGCGACGCGCCGGATCTCGGCGCGCGCCAGTTCGTCGAGCGGCGACGGCGGCGCGGGGGGCGGCGCCCCTTCGGCGACGCCGCGCCGGACCTCGGCCGCGATCCGTTCCTCGAGCCCCAGCGCGGCGATCTCGGCCCGCGCCGCCTCGCGCCCCTCGTCGGCGCGCGCGGCGAACGCCGCGTCGAGCGCGCGCTGCACGACTTCGTCCAGACGGAGCCCGGCGACCGCCTTCTGCGCCTCGGCGCGCGCGGCGGCGACCGCCTCCGCGGCGGCCTTCTGCGCCTCGGCGCGGGCCGTCGCGATCGCCTCCGTCGCCGCGGCGCGGCGCAGCCGCTCGTCGAACGACGGCGCGCCGATCTGCGCGCGGACTTCGTCCCGCACCAGCGCCGACCAGTCGGCCGGCAGAAGCGCGGCCAACTGCAGCCGCACCTCGTCCCGCACCTTCTCCGGGATCTCGTCGGCGGCCCTGCTCGTCGGCGCGGCGATCCGTCCGCCGAGCAGCTTCTCCAACTCGGCGCGCACGATGTCGGCGACGACCGGCCCGGCGGGCGCGGGGGGCGCGACGGGCGGGTTGACCAAGTCGAACGACGTGTCGCCGACCAGCGGCGAGCGCCCGACCTGCCAGCCGTTCGGCTCCTCGACCCGCGGCCAGACGTGCGGCCTGGTCGACGCCGCCGACGGCGGCCGCTGCGGCTCGGCGGGCGCGGGCGGCGGCGCCTCGGCCTCCGCCGGGCGCGGCTCGGCGCCGCGCGGCGCGGCCGGCGTCTCGAACGGCACGCCGATCGTCTCCCCCACCCGCCGCAGCAACGCCTGCGGCTCGAACGGCTTGGCGAGGAACCCGCGCGCGCCGGAGGCGTTGGCGCGCCCCTCGTCGAACGGCTCGAACGCGCCGGTCAGGAGCAGGATCGGGACCTTCTCCAGGCCGGCGAGACGGTGGATCGCCGCGGCCGTCTCGTAGCCCGACAGACCCGGCATCAGCACGTCGCAGAGCACGATGTCGGGGCGTTCCCGCTCCGCGGCCGCGACCGCGGAACGGCCGTCGTCCACCGCGACGACGCGGACGCCGTACGGCTCGAACGACGACTCGACGACGCGCCGAATGGTGGCGCTGTCGTCGGCGACGAGAATGACGGGGACCGCGGGGACTTTGCTCATCGTCAAGGCGCTCCCGCGCGGCGCGGCGACGGGACTGCCGAACGAACCGCGCGCGGCGGACGGGACGAGCCCGCCCGCCGCGACAAGTGGCCTTCAGTCACTCGGCGTGGCTGGCGACGTTCTCGTCCACCCACTTGATCATTTGCTCCGTGCTCGTCCCGGGGCGGAAGACCGCGGCGATGCCGGCGGCCTTGAGGCCCGGAATGTCGTCTTCGGGGATGATGCCGCCGCCGAACACGACGATGTCCCCCGCGCCCTTCTCCTTGAGCATCGCGGTGACCTTGGGGAACAGCGTGTTGTGGGCCCCGGAGAGGATCGACAGCCCGACGGCGTCCACGTCCTCCTGAAGCGCCGTTTCCACGATCTGTTCCGGCGTCCGGTGCAGACCGGTGTAAATCACCTCGTGCCCGGCGTCGCGAAGGGCACGGGCGATGATCTTGGCGCCGCGGTCGTGCCCGTCGAGGCCGACCTTGCCAATGAGCAGCCGCAGCCGCTTCTTGCCCGTTTCCATGGCTTCGTCCTTGATGCGCTGTGGGGATGCGCGGCGCTAGATTAGCGCAGATTCCTCCCACGCGCCGAAGACCTCGCGGACCGCCGCCGAAATCTCGCCCACCGTGGCCGAACGGCGCGCCGCCTCGAGGATCGCCGGGAAAGAATTTATCCCCTTCCGGCAGGCCTCGCGCACTTCGGCGAGCGCGGCGAGGACGGCCTTTTCGTCGCGACGCCCGCGCACGGCGGCGAGGCGCGCGCGCTGCCGTTCCTCGACCGCGGGATCGACCCGCAGCAGCCGCGGCGGCGCGTCCTCCTCCGGCGGCACGGCGAACCGATTGACGCCGACGACGACTTTCTCCCCGCTTTCGACCGCCCGCTGCTCCGCCGACGCCGCCTCGGCGATCTCGCGCTGCGGATAGCCGCGCTCGATCGCCGCGACGATCCCGCCCATCCCCTCGATCCGGTCGAGGAGCGCCGCCGCCTCTCGTTCGATACGGTCGGTCAGCCACTCGACGTAGTACGAGCCGCCGAGCGGATCGACGGTCGCGGCGACCCCCGACTCGTGGGCGACGACCTGCTGCGTCCGCAGCGCGACCCGCGCCGCCTCCTCGGTCGGCAGGCAGAGCGTCTCGTCGTAGGAGTCGGTGTGCAGCGACTGCGCGCCGCCGAGCACCGCGGCCAGCGCCTGCAGCGCGACCCGCGCGACGTTGACCAGCGGTTGCCGGTCGGTCAGCGTGCAGCCCGCGGTCTGCGCGTGGAACCGCAGCGCCAGCGAGCGCGGGTCGCGCGCCCCGTGCCGCGCGGCGAGGCGGGTCGCCCAGAGGCGGCGCGCGGCGCGCATCTTGGAGATCTCCTCGAAGAAGTCGTTGTGGGCGTTCCAGAAGAAGCTGAGGCGCGGGGCGAACGCGTCCACGGCGAGGCCGCGGCGGATCCCCTCCTCGACGTAGGCGAAGCCGTCGGCCAAGGTGAACGCCAGCTCCTGCACCGCCGTCGAGCCGGCCTCGCGGATGTGGTAGCCGCTGATCGAGACCGGGTTCCAGAGCGGCGCCTCGCGCGCGCAGAACTCGACGACGTCGAACGCCAGACGGACGCTCGGCGCCGGCGGGTAGATGTACTCCTTCTGGGCGATGAACTCCTTGAGGACGTCGTTCTGCAGCGTGCCGCGCAGCCGGTCGAACGGGACGCCGCGCCGCTCGGCGAGCGCGAGGTACATCGCGAAGACCGCGGCCGCCGGCCCGTTGATCGTCATCGACGTCGAGACGTCCTCGAGCGGGATGCCGTCGAAGAGAATCGCCATGTCCTCGACCGTATCGACCGCCACCCCTTCCCGGCCGACCTCGCCCAGCGCCGCCGGATCGTCGCTGTCGCGCCCCATCAGCGTCGGCAGGTCGAAGGCGACGGAGAGGCCGGTCTGGCCGCGCTCGAGCAGGTACTTGAAGCGGCGGTTCGTCTCCTCCGCCGCGCCGTAGCCGGCGAACATCCGCATCGTCCAGAGCCGGCCGCGGTGCATCGTCGCGTGGACGCCGCGCGTGAACG from bacterium includes these protein-coding regions:
- a CDS encoding valine--tRNA ligase; this encodes MNLEKAFRPETYESRVAEMWKRAEIARPRPSADGERFTIVIPPPNVTGALHIGHALDYTLQDLLVRWNRMLGKETLWVPGSDHAGIATQMVVERRLKAEGKSRHEMGREAFVAEVWKWKGEYHDRIVATLERLGASCDWSRERFTLDPGLSRAVRETFVRLYDEGLIHRGRRLINWCPSCRTALSDLEVDRDEPETGEMWSFAYPLEGGGEIVVATTRPETMLGDAAVAVHPDDERWKSVVGRRVLHPFFPERDIRVVADPILADMTTGTGAVKVTPAHDPNDFECGRRNGLAEISIFDERAVVNENGGPFAGLDRFAAREAVKKALTEKGLFRGAQPNPYAPGRCQRCRTIVEPTISTQWFLKMEPLAAPALDAVRSGKIRFVPQQWEKTYFHWLEEIKDWCISRQLWWGHRIPAWHCADCGGVTVSREDATACRHCGSKNIEQDSDVLDTWFSSQLWPFSVFGWPDKTEDLARYYPTDVLVTGFDIIFFWVARMIMSGLKQVGDVPFRTVLYHGLVRDAHGKKMSKSSGNAVDPGETIDEHGVDALRFTLAALASPGSDLALSEERLVGYRAFMNKLWNATRFLLMRLETFPGDPRAAYGAADLDELDRYLLAEYLDLVDEVDGAMREFRFDHVSEKIYHFLWNVFCDWSIELSKPDLADDADEKRRRVRAAVMLDVLDGALRLLHPIAPFITEELWQNLPRRAGDPEVLALAAYPTPAAPLVSGAEGIDRGAARKLVEDWLIAPVAAARALRAEAGVAPSKPVDLRLRPRRPEGAAALRGFAARIALLARAGKVEVLEGAAPDEPSKRQVLDSVEVVMPLAGAVDLGAEKARLTKERGKAEQELAAVAKKLGNANFVDRAPADVVAKERARMAALEGRLAELDKLVAALGR
- a CDS encoding cobalamin B12-binding domain-containing protein → METGKKRLRLLIGKVGLDGHDRGAKIIARALRDAGHEVIYTGLHRTPEQIVETALQEDVDAVGLSILSGAHNTLFPKVTAMLKEKGAGDIVVFGGGIIPEDDIPGLKAAGIAAVFRPGTSTEQMIKWVDENVASHAE
- a CDS encoding methylmalonyl-CoA mutase family protein, with amino-acid sequence MGRSVRVSRSRAEWETTTLAESLARAPERAARFVTSSGVEVPRVALPEDLGPDWNPRERLGFPGEFPFTRGVHATMHRGRLWTMRMFAGYGAAEETNRRFKYLLERGQTGLSVAFDLPTLMGRDSDDPAALGEVGREGVAVDTVEDMAILFDGIPLEDVSTSMTINGPAAAVFAMYLALAERRGVPFDRLRGTLQNDVLKEFIAQKEYIYPPAPSVRLAFDVVEFCAREAPLWNPVSISGYHIREAGSTAVQELAFTLADGFAYVEEGIRRGLAVDAFAPRLSFFWNAHNDFFEEISKMRAARRLWATRLAARHGARDPRSLALRFHAQTAGCTLTDRQPLVNVARVALQALAAVLGGAQSLHTDSYDETLCLPTEEAARVALRTQQVVAHESGVAATVDPLGGSYYVEWLTDRIEREAAALLDRIEGMGGIVAAIERGYPQREIAEAASAEQRAVESGEKVVVGVNRFAVPPEEDAPPRLLRVDPAVEERQRARLAAVRGRRDEKAVLAALAEVREACRKGINSFPAILEAARRSATVGEISAAVREVFGAWEESALI
- a CDS encoding response regulator encodes the protein MSKVPAVPVILVADDSATIRRVVESSFEPYGVRVVAVDDGRSAVAAAERERPDIVLCDVLMPGLSGYETAAAIHRLAGLEKVPILLLTGAFEPFDEGRANASGARGFLAKPFEPQALLRRVGETIGVPFETPAAPRGAEPRPAEAEAPPPAPAEPQRPPSAASTRPHVWPRVEEPNGWQVGRSPLVGDTSFDLVNPPVAPPAPAGPVVADIVRAELEKLLGGRIAAPTSRAADEIPEKVRDEVRLQLAALLPADWSALVRDEVRAQIGAPSFDERLRRAAATEAIATARAEAQKAAAEAVAAARAEAQKAVAGLRLDEVVQRALDAAFAARADEGREAARAEIAALGLEERIAAEVRRGVAEGAPPPAPPSPLDELARAEIRRVAQEMIPGIVREIVWELAPDLLERLARERARGERVEDDPLGVFGEPTR